A genomic region of Solanum dulcamara chromosome 2, daSolDulc1.2, whole genome shotgun sequence contains the following coding sequences:
- the LOC129870532 gene encoding uncharacterized protein LOC129870532 translates to MDVIGPIEPAASNGHRFILVAIDYFTKWVEASSHKSVTKKVVTDFVRNNIVCRFGIPHSIITDNRDNLNSGLMYEICDKFKIVHRNSTLYRPQMNGAVEAANKNIKRILRKMIDNYKHWHENLLFSLLGYRTTIRTSTGATPYLLVYGTEAVLPMEVEIPSLRIIQEAELSDAKWIQNRYEQLMFIDEKRMNAVCHGQLYQHRMAKAFNKKSVDWRSGDSSRNGRKDMAESHQFRCD, encoded by the exons ATGGATGTCATCGGTCCTATTGAGCCAGCCGCGTCAAATGGACACAGGTTCATTTTGGTAGCTATTGATTACTTCACAAAATGGGTAGAAGCATCCTCACATAAGTCTGTGACAAAGAAGGTGGTGACAGATTTTGTTCGCAATAACATAGTTTGTAGATTTGGCATCCCCCATTCGATTATAACAGATAATAGGGATAATCTCAATAGCGGTTTGATGTATGAGATATGTGATAAGTTCAAAATTGTTCACCGCAATTCTACTCTTTATCGACCACAGATGAATGGAGCAGTTGAGGCTGCCAACAagaatatcaaaagaatattgCGGAAGATGATTGATAATTATAAGCATTGGcatgaaaatttgttgttttccCTCCTTGGCTATCGCACCACGATTAGGACTTCGACTGGGGCAACACCTTATCTTTTGGTTTATGGAACAGAAGCAGTATTACCAATGGAAGTTGAGATACCATCCCTGAGGATAATCCAAGAAGCTGAGTTGAGTGATGCCAAATGGATACAAAACCGATATGAACAGTTGATGTtcattgatgaaaagagaatgaaTGCAGTTTGTCACGGACAACTTTATCAACATAGGATGGCCAAAGCTTTCAATAAAAAG AGTGTTGACTGGAGGAGCGGTGATTCTAGCAGAAATGGACGAAAAGATATGGCCGAAAGCCATCAATTCAGATGCGATTAA
- the LOC129870542 gene encoding uncharacterized protein LOC129870542 yields MPFGLKNVGATYMRVMTTIFHDMIHKEIEVYVDDVIIKSQNSSNHLTDLKKFFDRLRRYNLKLNPAKCAFGVPAEKLLGFIVSRKGIELDPSKIKAIQDLPPLKSRKDVMSFLGRLNYISRFITQSTIICEPIFKLLRKDAAIKWTEDCQQVFDKIKEYLSSPPVLVPPKPGRPLLLYMSVSDNAFGCVLGQHDETGRKEQKAIKGQELADHLAENPVDKEYEPLKTYFPDEEVLFVGEDILEEYHGWRMFFDGAANSKGVSAGAVLVSESGQHYLVLAKFKFLCTNNMAEYEACILGLRMAVDMNIQELLVIGDSDLLIHQVQGEWSTKNVKILPYLQCVKEICKKFIKIEFRHIPRAQNEFADALATMSSMIQHPDKNYIDPIKINVQDQPAYYFHMDEEMDGEPWYYDIVRYLKEGDYPEGISNIQKRTLWRLANHFFLSGEILYKRTLDLGLLRCVDSQQASKLIEEIHGGTCGPHMNGFTLVKKILRAGYFWMTMEIYCIRFVRKCHQCQIHGDLI; encoded by the exons ATGCCTTTCGGACTCAAGAATGTAGGAGCAACATACATGAGAGTTATGACTACCATTTTTCATGACATGATCCATAAGGAGATTGAAGTCTATGTagatgatgtcattatcaagtCACAAAATAGCTCAAATCACCTCACAGATTTGAAGAAGTTCTTTGATAGGTTGAGGCGGTATAATCTGAAATTAAATCCTGCGAAGTGTGCATTTGGTGTCCCTGCTGAAAAATTGTTGGGTTTCATTGTGAGTAGGAAGGGCATAGAATTGGATCCTTCAAAGATAAAGGCTATTCAAGACTTGCCCCCTCTAAAAAGTCGAAAGGATGTAATGAGTTTTCTTGGTCGACTAAATTACATTAGTCGATTCATTACACAGTCGACTATAATTTGTGAACCAATCTTCAAGTTGTTGAGGAAAGATGCTGCTATTAAATGGACTGAAGATTGTCAACAAGTTTTTGACAAAATCAAGGAGTACTTATCTAGTCCACCCGTCTTGGTGCCTCCAAAACCGGGGAGACCATTACTACTATATATGTCAGTATCGGACAATGCATTTGGATGTGTGTTAGGACAACATGATGAAACTGGGAGGAAAGAACAG AAGGCCATCAAAGGACAAGAGCTTGCTGATCATCTTGCTGAAAACCCTGTGGATAAAGAATACGAACCTCTTAAAACTTATTTCCCTGATGAAGAGGTGTTATTTGTTGGAGAGGATATTTTAGAAGAATATCATGGGTGGAGGATGTTCTTTGATGGTGCTGCAAATTCTAAAGGAGTCAGTGCTGGGGCAGTGCTTGTCTCAGAATCAGGTCAACATTATCTAGTCTTAGCAAAATTCAAGTTTCTATGCACTAACAATATGGCGGAGTATGAGGCTTGTATTCTTGGACTCAGAATGGCTGTTGATATGAATATACAAGAATTGTTGGTTATAGGTGACTCAGACTTATTGATTCACCAGGTACAAGGCGAATGGAGCACCAAGAATGTGAAGATACTCCCCTATTTGCAATGTGTGAAGGAAATATGCAAGAAATTTATCAAGATAGAGTTCAGGCATATTCCTAGAGCTCAAAATGAATTCGCAGATGCCTTGGCAACCATGTCTTCTATGATTCAACATCCAGACAAGAATTACATAGATCCAATCAAAATCAATGTGCAGGATCAACCGGCCTATTATTTCCATATGGATGAAGAAATGGATGGAGAACCATGGTACTATGACATTGTGAGGTATCTCAAAGAAGGAGATTATCCAGAAGGCATAAGCAATATTCAAAAGAGAACACTGTGGAGGCTTGCAAATCACTTTTTCTTAAGTGGAGAAATCCTTTATAAGAGGACTCTAGATTTAGGATTATTAAGGTGTGTTGACTCCCAACAGGCGAGCAAGTTGATTGAAGAAATACATGGGGGCACATGTGGGCCACACATGAATGGCTTTACTTTGGTGAAGAAGATTTTGCGAGCCGGATATTTCTGGATGACTATGGAAATATACTGCATTCGCTTCGTGAGGAAATGTCATCAATGTCAGATTCATGGTGATTTGATCTGA
- the LOC129870548 gene encoding uncharacterized protein LOC129870548: protein MKRFVCPVGTDDWYAFLISRTSDQIQWKYPLLSCPIAYIRCRGFYYIELIILEGLQPYAPIRVLQQFGQVQMIPLQANMKYSEISFESDFKVPRVDKILHEWDNIITLKVGDGPARRTPEYQAWLREDRNSISPEGFFFLSNLFPQRLIRVDCELADHPYFTRSKGRSPADRTGSSAFDQDGLGFITIPRDEPEASEGRDPIPYNEHIANLMQQMANMQGEIDQLQNLTNLSISLNTPLPEHGADATIPPVDSPSPQDFPPNPSPFKTNMTAPKQPVNQPQPFVTPMPTVPEVDPYEEIERKARSKTDENIAREIHNLKEAFKSIQLHKECEGFEYEDLSVHPDVELPTGYKVPKFDVFNGKGNPRAHLRSYCDKLVGVGKDEAIRMKLFIRSLTGEALDWFKFNTEAIPDRFYLMKLEKKSTESVREYAMRWRADAAKVQPPMTESEMTSLFIQSQKDATYYEKMISVVGQKFFKVVRMGEFIEEGIKTGRITNLAALQATSKAIQSDSIGGAFKKKKDRVSAFMTIQERRPNQMLTYQNPLPQPLYHSQYTQFPQPYYQPSVAPYPVYTTQPIYYPSRAPTYPNPSQYQPIYPHQSHYQTQNRPSNPPRPRPNFERRPPKTYTPLAEPLSQLYERLRTAGILQPIQAQIPNPLPRWYDDTKHCVYHSGAAGHDTENCLTLKDKIEALIKERVIQLRGVAPNVNNNPLPDHGNVNIITIDEECSLEGTILPIKKEKNVMASAFIAPIITIQARAPFEVEVLVPKPTIMVLVAQSTHFDTKAVPWSYSTDTKDKGKGKVVVEAAAAGMTRSGRCYAPEGVAQVGPNKEGNQKRVVIEAEIEDFWRKMPTKEYSVVEQLKKTPAQISLMSLLISSETHRSALVKVLSEAYVPAEITSENLSAMVGQVLEANKVCFHEEELPSEGLGHNKALNITVRCRDKFISIVLIDNSSAVNICPFITLRALGIDIGKIRESHVKVRGFDGTQRGVVGKIDLPLQIGTEEFVVEFQVLDIPASYNLLLGRPWIHMAGAVPSTLHQNL, encoded by the exons ATGAAAAGATTTGTGTGTCCAGTTGGTACTGATGATTGGTATGCGTTCTTGATTTCCCGCACTAGTGACCAAATTCAATGGAAATACCCACTACTCTCATGCCCTATTGCCTACATAAGATGTAGAGGGTTTTACTACATCGAGCTCATTATATTGGAAGGACTCCAGCCATATGCCCCGATACGCGTGCTTCAACAGTTCGGTCAAGTACAAATGATTCCTCTACAAGCGAATATGAAATATTCTGAAATTTCCTTTGAATCAGACTTTAAAGTCCCTAGAGTTGATAAGATTCTTCATGAATGGGATAATATCATCACACTGAAGGTAGGAGATGGACCAGCAAGAAGAACTCCAGAATATCAGGCATGGCTTCGAGAAGATCGCAATAGCATAAGCCCGGAAG gtttcttttttctttctaatttatTTCCCCAAAGGTTGATTCGTGTTGACTGCGAACTGGCGGATCATCCATACTTCACTAGATCAAAAGGCCGATCACCCGCCGATAGGACTGGTTCAAGTGCATTCGATCAAGATGGTTTAGGATTTATCACTATCCCAAGAGATGAACCTGAGGCTTCAGAGGGAAGGGATCCTATTCCTTATAATGAACATATTGCTAACCTGATGCAACAAATGGCCAATATGCAAGGAGAGATCGATCAACTTCAAAACCTTACCAATTTATCCATTAGCCTAAATACACCACTTCCCGAACATGGGGCAGATGCAACTATTCCACCTGTTGACTCTCCCTCGCCCCAAGACTTCCCTCCAAATCCTTCCCCTTTCAAAACCAATATGACTGCTCCTAAACAACCCGTCAACCAACCACAA CCTTTTGTTACTCCAATGCCAACCGTGCCAGAAGTTGATCCATATGAGGAGATAGAGAGAAAGGCCAGATCAAAAACAGATGAAAATATAGCTAGGGAGATTCATAATTTGAAAGAAGCATTCAAAAGTATCCAACTTCACAAGGAGTGCGAAGGGTTTGAGTATGAGGATTTAAGTGTTCATCCTGATGTCGAGTTGCCTACAGGATATAAAGTACCAAAATTTGATGTGTTTAATGGGAAGGGAAATCCACGAGCTCATTTAAGATCGTATTGTGACAAGCTAGTTGGAGTGGGGAAAGATGAGGCCATTAGAATGAAATTATTCATAAGGAGTTTGACAGGAGAAGCACTGGATTG GTTCAAGTTCAATACTGAGGCTATACCAGATAGATTCTATTTgatgaaattagaaaaaaagtcGACAGAGTCTGTTAGAGAATATGCCATGAGATGGAGAGCAGATGCTGCAAAAGTTCAACCTCCGATGACAGAAAGTGAGATGACCTCTctttttatacaatctcaaaaagATGCAACGTATTATGAAAAGATGATAAGCGTGGTAGGACAAAAGTTCTTTAAAGTTGTAAGGATGGGAGAATTCATTGAAGAAGGTATTAAAACTGGGAGAATCACTAATTTGGCAGCCTTGCAAGCAACAAGTAAAGCAATTCAGTCAGATTCAATTGGAGGAGCctttaagaagaagaaggacaGAGTGTCCGCTTTCATGACCATCCAGGAACGTAGGCCAAACCAAATGTTAACATACCAAAACCCTTTACCCCAACCTTTATACCATAGTCAGTATACCCAATTCCCTCAGCCATATTACCAGCCTTCTGTCGCCCCTTATCCAGTTTACACCACTCAGCCAATATATTATCCATCTAGAGCGCCTACTTATCCAAATCCCTCACAATACCAACCTATATACCCACATCAATCCCATTATCAAACACAAAATCGCCCATCAAATCCACCTAGGCCCcgcccaaactttgaaagaagaCCACCCAAAACCTATACACCTTTAGCCGAACCTTTATCCCAACTATATGAAAGGTTGAGAACTGCAGGGATACTCCAACCAATCCAGGCACAAATTCCCAACCCCCTTCCCAGATGGTATGATGACACTAAGCATTGCGTCTATCACTCTGGAGCTGCTGGACATGACACCGAAAACTGTCTTACTCTCAAGGATAAGATTGAGGCATTAATCAAAGAAAGAGTTATTCAACTCAGAGGTGTTGCCCCCAATGTAAATAACAATCCTCTGCCAGATCATGGGAATGTGAACATTATCACCATTGATGAAGAATGTAGTTTGGAAGGGACCATTTTGCCaatcaaaaaagagaagaatgtCATGGCATCAGCCTTTATTGCTCCCATTATCACAATCCAGGCGCGAGCGCCATTTGAAGTGGAAGTTTTGGTTCCTAAACCTACGATTATGGTTTTGGTtgctcaatcaactcattttgACACTAAAGCAGTTCCCTGGAGTTACTCAACTGACACAAAGGACAAAGGGAAAGGAAAGGTAGTTGTAGAAGCTGCTGCTGCCGGAATGACAAGATCGGGGCGATGTTATGCCCCTGAAGGTGTTGCACAAGTCGGACCAAATAAGGAAGGTAACCAAAAGAGGGTTGTGATAGAAGCTGAAATAGAGGATTTCTGGAGGAAAATGCCAACAAAAGAATATTCTGTTGTTGAACAGTTAAAGAAGACTCCCGCCCAAATTTCCTTGATGTCATTATTGATAAGTTCTGAAACTCACAGGAGCGCTTTGGTAAAAGTTCTAAGTGAAGCTTATGTTCCAGCTGAGATCACAAGTGAGAATCTTTCAGCCATGGTAGGACAGGTTTTGGAAGCAAACAAAGTCTGTTTTCACGAAGAGGAATTACCATCTGAAGGTTTGGGACATAACAAAGCATTGAACATTACTGTCAGGTGCAGGGATAAGTTTATTTCTATAGTTCTGATTGATAATAGTTCAGCTGTCAATATCTGTCCTTTTATTACCCTTCGAGCTTTGGGAATTGATATCGGGAAAATTCGTGAAAGTCATGTGAAGGTTAGAGGTTTTGATGGGACACAAAGGGGAGTCGTTGGCAAAATTGATTTGCCACTGCAAATTGGAACCGAGGAGTTCGTGGTAGAATTCCAAGTATTGGACATACCTGCTAGTTACAATTTATTGCTTGGGAGGCCTTGGATCCATATGGCTGGTGCGGTCCCTTCTACCCTGCaccaaaatttataa